The Mangrovivirga cuniculi genomic sequence AACTTCTCGCTTTTCCACGTTTAATAGGCTATGCGGAACTGGGATGGACCACAAGTGGAAACAGAGATTGGAAAGATTACAGATCAAGACTAGCGGGTCAAGCTGATTTTCTAAAGAGAATGGATATTAATTATTATCGATCACCATTGATTGAGTGGTGAAATTGATAGCAGAAAATTCTAAACTTTATTTAAATATAAAAAATCACTGGTAACCAGTGATACTAATTTCAATTCAAAAAAAAGCTGATGATCTAATGTTCATCAGCCTAAAAATTCATAGTATTATATTATTACATTTCTTTTTCAACTTCTGCAGTCCATTGGCTTATAGTAACCAACTTTCCATCCTTAAAAGTAAATACTTCAAAAAGCCTTATATAAGAATCATCGCCCTCTTTTGAATTGATTGTTTCGTATGAATCAATAATAACTTTTTTAATGCTTGTATCTTCTACCTCAAGCGGTATAATCTCACTAACTGCCCAATCGACTGAATCTGCACTATCAAAAAAACCCTTCATAGAATCTTCCGTGAGCTTCCTGACATTCCCATCTGCTGCATACATTGTTACAGTATCAGCAGAATTCTCCCAGATGGCAGCGGCATCCATATCGTTAAAATCATCAATTATTTTCATCATCTGATCCATCTCGTTTCCTTTAGCAATCATCATTTCTTTACCTTTATGATCACCGGTAAATATCATCGCACCGTCTGGATTTCCATATGATGGGATAGCTTCAATTTCTTCATTAAGGTCAGCGGTCCATTGCCTGACTCCTGCCATTACTCCATCTTCGAAAGTAAATTCTTCAACAAGCCTCATTTTCATCGCTTCACCGTTTTTCATATATGCTTTTTCACGGGTTAAAACAATGATCTTCACGACATCTTCACCAACTATCTCTAGTGGTACCATAGCATCAATTACCCAGTTTACAGAGTCAAGGGATGAAAAATATCCCGTCATTTCTTCTTTCGTCAGCTTGGTTTTAGTTCCGTCAAACGATAATACAGAAACACTATCTGCAGAATTTTTCCAGATTTTCTCCACATCCATTTCATTGTAGCTCTTGATTACATCCATCATTTTATCGATTTCATTTCCCTGAGCTATCGCAAATTCTTTACCTCCATATTCGCCACCAAGGATCATTCCCCCGGTATGAACCTGCACTGAATCTTCCTCTGTTTCGGATTGATCGTCTTCTGATTGATTTTCATTTGATTGGCAGGATACGATAAACATGACAAAAGCTGCCATGGTGAATAGGCTTATATAATATTTCATAACGTGTGATAAGGTTTTATTATAATTTAAAGTTAAAATATAAGCATTCCAACTGTTACTTTGAATTAATAAATTACAGCTCATCAATAACGGTATCGATTATTAGTATTCATAATGGATACGTTTCTAAAAGTGTGGAACAGCTTTCAAGCAACCAATTATATAATAACAAAATGTACATGATCTAACACTCTTAATCTATTCACTAACATCTTTATTAACTCTATTCATATGTTAACTAACTTTTAAAAAACTAATAAGTGAATTATCTACTATAAATATAGTATATATAAAAACTTTATAGTAGATTAGCATAAGTTTAAAGAAATAAACAATGCAGGAGTTAACAAAAGCACAGGAAGATATACTCAAAGCGCTATGGAAAATCGATGATGGAGCTGTGAGTGATATATTGGACCAGATACCCGAACCTAAACCAGCATACAACACTGTTGCCACAGTTGTTAAAGTGTTAGAAAAAAAGGGATATGTCGACCATAAAACCTATGGAAAAACGAATGTTTATTTCCCTCTGATTTCTCAGGACACTTATGCAAAAAAGTTAATGAAGTCGACTATTGGTAGCTTCTTTAATGGATCAATAAAGCAAATGGTTTCTCATTTTGTGAAAGATAAAGATATAAATATCCACGAACTGGAATCACTTAAAGAAATGATTGAAAAGGAAATTAAAACTCAAAAGAAATAACATGTCATTTATATTTTATATTCTTATTTCTTCTGTAAGCCTCGGAATATTTTTCCTGATATATAAACTGGTCTTTAATGAAAAAACTCCATTAAAGATTCACAGGATGTATCTACTTATTGGGCTGATAATTTCCGCATTAATTCCACTACAACCCTGGACAATTGACTCGATAAATCCTGTAAATAATTTTGCACAAAACTTAAGTTTCTTGAATTCAATTGATGCCACAACCGGCTCATTGGATAGCACTGAGGAGTATGCAGAAATCAATATAATTGATATTTTATTCTGGATTTATATCACAATACTGGTAATTCTTCTATCAAAATCACTGATCAGTTTAGGAAGAATTCTTTACTTGTATCTAACATCTAAAAAAGAGGAGAACAAGGGCTATACATTAATCCATACGGAAAAAATCAACACTCCATTCTCCTTTTTTAAGTGGGTATTTATTCCCTGTAAGGGGCTAAAACCGGAAGAGAAACATAGTATTCTGATACATGAAGAAACACATGCTATAAATTTTCATTCAATTGATGTTTTACTATGTCGGGTTACCACAGCTGTTTTTTGGTTTAACCCTGTGATCTGGTTTTATAAAAGTGAACTTGAGCTAATTCATGAATACGAGGCTGATCAAGGAGTTATTAAAACAGGTGTAGATAAACTGCAATATCAAATCTCTCTTATAAATCAAATCTCAGAAGAAAAACTCATTAACGTGTCTTCTAATTTTAATCAATCACTAATCAAAAAAAGAATGATCATGATGAATAAAAATGTAAAAATCAAAAATTCAAATAGCTTAAAAGCTCTTATATTGATTCCTATTACCTTATTGTTAGTTGTTGGCGTTGCCTGTGCAAAGGAAGATCAGGTAAACTCTCCGTTACAACTTGAATCTGAGCTAATGGAAAATGCAGTATTTTATGTTGATGGTAAAAAAGTTCCAACTATCGGTAACATTGACAAATCAAAAATTTTATCGGTTGATGTAAGTAAAGAGAATGGAGAGAAAAAGGTATCAATTTATACAAAAGACACTGATAAACAACAAGATCCTCAAAAAGTATTATTCATAGTAGATGGAGAAAAAAAACCAAAAGGTTACGAACCTAAAGAACTTGATCCTGACCAAATTGAATCAATCAAAGTAATTAAAACAAAAGAAATAATTAAAGAATATACCGATGAGGAATACGATGGTATAATCTTAATTACGACTAAATAACTTTAACAATACTAGAGTAAATTTCCTCCTTTAAATTAAGGAGGAAATTTACTATTTTAGAGACTTTAGAAAGGGTCTATTCTCAAGCTAAAACTTTACCTGAATTTCATCTAGAGATGCAGTACAAAACCTGCTGAAACATTAAAAAAGTGCAACCAATTTTTGACATATCCATCACCGGGCCATTTTTCTTCATTATCCGAACCTTCAGCACCTCCTCCTAAATACCTTAAATTAAAAAACAAGTTAGTGGATTTGTTTACATAAGCTCCCATTCTTAAGCTAGCGTCCAGGATAGCTCCTACTGTTTCATTATCACTTCCATTTAAAACACTAATTGGTGCATACATACCATCTGCTTCCAGTTCGGTATAAAAACGTTCATTTAAATTTAACCTGCTACGAATTTTAAGTGCTGGCACAGGTCCTACTCCCCTATTGTCTGTGTACCTCGTACCATCTGTGGATTCAAACGATATTGTAGCATTTCTAATTTGTAATGACCCTCCTAATGCAAAATTAAATTTGTCGTTATTCTTCGTTAATACTCTTAGGTAACTAATTCTATAAAAAGGAAAATTATACAGACTTTTAATACTCGTTAGCGCCGGAAAAGTAGTTCCATTTGCTACCAGATCTTCTTTCAGTACAGCCTGTGTTTCAATTTTCAACGGTTGGTATAAAAGAATGATGGTGTTTCTATCATTCCAATCCATCTCAAGGGAAAACCTGACTGTAGGAAAAAGAACATCCTGACCTCCGTTATCAACATAATCGAAATAAGTTCCGGACTCTCCTAACTGAATTTTATGAGAAAGGACAGATATAAATCCTACTTCAGAAACCGCCCTGAATTGAAATTTAGACTCTTCTTTATTTTTTTCTGTTGTATTTTCCTGTGCTGATACTATTAAAGCAAATAACATCAGGCAAATAGATAATTTTATTTTCACGATTATAGCAGTTTGTTTAAATTTCTTATATAGAACCTAAAAATAGTATATGGAATTAACAAATAAGCTGACCATTATCAGGTATAGCCGATTAATTGGGCAATACTAATTTTTATTTAAAATTTGATTAAATACACACAATATCAGAAACTACTATAAAGTTGTAATCATTTTTATGCAATCACTAAAAAAGATAGGAACAGCTTGCTTGTATCTTAACAGGTAAAATAAAATTTCCCGTATTTTATTTACCAGAAATTTATAAAAAACATTTCTACTCAAATTTTTACGGTATCGTGCATATACTTCATGTAAATAAAAAAAGTCCCGAGATTTTCGGGACTCCTAAATTAATATTAAATAAACCTTACTCAATTTTAAATCGATGTTCCTGGTCAACTTCAACTACAACGTCTTTCCACTCTTCAAGAAAATTTTGCCATGAATTTTCACCATGAATACTATTATACGTCTCTACCAATTTACTATCACTTTCAAGATCAGCATAATTATTATATCCCCAGACTATTCCGCGATCAGGCCCACCTTTTCGATTAACCTCGCTATTAAAAACAAGCATGGTTCTATTTCCCATTTTCTCAAATGCTGCATGTAGTTTTTCTAATATAGCATTAAACCTGTACCCTTGCCATGGTTTGAGTTCTATTGCCCAGGCTTCATATCTCTTCTGAGTCTGAAATTTATCCATACCGAAGGATAAATTTTTATTAAAAGACCATAGATCTGTTTCTCCGTACTTTTCAACATACTTACCTACATTATCCTCCCAGTCTTCGCTATGGTCATCATCATCAGGCCTGTTGTCAAGTGATGCATAGGTGCCATTCATTACCCAAACATACCAGCCGGCTTTATTGCCGTATTCCACTCTTCTTAATACGGCCTCATTATCCTGACCTCTGGCATGATACTTTTGATTATGTTTAGCAACCCCTTCTTCCATTTGCTTTGCCATCCCGGGTTTTGGTTGCAAGTAAATTGTCTCTGTCAACGCTGCGGGTGATTCTTGTGGTAGAGCTTCAGTATGAAATAGTATACAAACTGCAGCTATCATGATTATTCTCTTCATGGTGTTATTAATTTGGTTTTAAAATAGATTAATTTGGCTCTAACTTAATTTAGTTAAATTTATTCATGTTTTACTACAATTTTATACTTATATTTTTTTTGCTATTCTATCAATAAAATGGTCTGCTAATAATATCAAAAGAAACATCGTTACAGGTTATTTCTATTTTGCTTTATAATTTTCTTTGCGTATTTTAAATTCATCAAACTAGTTGGCTCCCAATTATTTACAACTTAAAGACATGTTCCATGTTGACTAGACATTCTTACGCTGTATTATTAATATTATTACTTGCTGGAATAGCCTCCTTTTCAAAGATTAATCAGCAGCCTATTCATAAAAATAAAAAGCCTAACATTCTGCTAATAG encodes the following:
- a CDS encoding BlaI/MecI/CopY family transcriptional regulator, which produces MQELTKAQEDILKALWKIDDGAVSDILDQIPEPKPAYNTVATVVKVLEKKGYVDHKTYGKTNVYFPLISQDTYAKKLMKSTIGSFFNGSIKQMVSHFVKDKDINIHELESLKEMIEKEIKTQKK
- a CDS encoding M56 family metallopeptidase — protein: MSFIFYILISSVSLGIFFLIYKLVFNEKTPLKIHRMYLLIGLIISALIPLQPWTIDSINPVNNFAQNLSFLNSIDATTGSLDSTEEYAEINIIDILFWIYITILVILLSKSLISLGRILYLYLTSKKEENKGYTLIHTEKINTPFSFFKWVFIPCKGLKPEEKHSILIHEETHAINFHSIDVLLCRVTTAVFWFNPVIWFYKSELELIHEYEADQGVIKTGVDKLQYQISLINQISEEKLINVSSNFNQSLIKKRMIMMNKNVKIKNSNSLKALILIPITLLLVVGVACAKEDQVNSPLQLESELMENAVFYVDGKKVPTIGNIDKSKILSVDVSKENGEKKVSIYTKDTDKQQDPQKVLFIVDGEKKPKGYEPKELDPDQIESIKVIKTKEIIKEYTDEEYDGIILITTK